TATCGCGACTTCGCTGGAGCCCAGAATGGCGACCGCGATTTCAAGAGCACCGAGAAGGATGTCCGTAAGGTCCTGGCTGATTTCGAAAAACAGGGTGGTGTCGACGCCGTCGTCATCGACCTGCGGAACAATGGCGGTGGAGCTCTGAGCGAAGCCATCGGCGTCTCTGGCCTGTTCATCAAGCAGGGTCCGGTCGTTCAGGTGAAGGAGATCGACGGCACCGTCCGTTCGCACGACGATGAAAACAGCGACGTCGCTTACGATGGTCCGCTGGTCGTCATCTGCAACCGACTGTCGGCTTCGGCTTCCGAAATTTTCGCCGGCGTGATTGTCGACTACAACCGCGGAATCGTGGTTGGTGACTACACCACCCACGGCAAGGGAACCGTTCAGAACGTGATGCCGGTCGCTGACCCGCTGTTCCGCTTCCGCCTGTTCCAGGCCGAAGACCGGGGTGCACTCAAGCTGACCATTCAGCAGTTCTACCGCGTTAACGGCGACAGCACGCAGAACCGGGGTGTTCGCTCCGACATCGTGCTGCCTTCGCGAATCGATCACATGGATCTCGGTGAGTCGTTCCTCGACAACGCCCTGGAATTCGATCGCATCGAACGGGCCAAGGGTGTCTACAACGCCGGTCTGACTTCGGGACCGATCGTCGACGAGCTGCAGAAATCGAGTAAGGAGCGAATCGCCGGCAGCGACGAGTTCGCCAAGCTGAAAGCTCAGATCGATCGACTTGTTGAACGCAAGAATCGCAAGTCGGTCAGCCTGAACGAAGAAGTTCTGGGAGCCGAGCGGGAACTCGAAGAAGAGACCGACGAGATCTTCCCGACGATCGAAGGTGACAGCACCTCCGGCGGCGACGATGAAAACGAAGAAGAGAAGAGTGTCTTCCCGGATACGTTCTACAACGACGAAGTTCTGGAAATCACCTCGGACTACGTGAGCCTGCTGCGTCAGATGAAAATCGTGCAGGGTCGCTAATCGAGTCGCGTTGAACGCAGAATCCAAGGCAGGTCCCCGCGACCTGCCTTTTTCTTTTTCCGTCGCTGACCTGACGTCATGCAGTCGCCTTTCTACTGTCCAATCCGAAACGTCAATGAGGGAATGTTCGGGCGCAAGTTCCTCGCTGAAGCTTCGGCTTGGGATAGGCATTTTCTTCGCCACAGAGCCTTGAAGGCACGGACTTTCCGTGGTGCATCGGAAGGGCTCGATGGACAATGCAGCCGGACCGCCTACACTCTAGATGAATCCCCATAAAACAGCCCGACGATCGCCCGAGTACCCATGTCGACTGTGATTGATGTCTCTGAACTAGGAAAGCAGTATCGCGTCTATCGCAAGCACGAGGGACTGCGATCGGCGATCACGCATCTGTTTCGTCGCGAGTACACCACCGTCGACGCGGTGAAGTCGATCAGCTTCAAGATCGACGAAGGGGAAATCGTCGGCTTTCTGGGGCCGAACGGTGCGGGGAAAACGACCACGCTCAAACTGCTGTCGGGGCTCATCTACCCGAGTTCTGGAAAAGCGACCGTGCTTGGCCACGTTCCGTGGAAACGGGAAAACGCTTACCGACGCCGCTTCTCGCTGGTGATGGGACAAAAGAATCAACTCTGGTGGGATCTGCCGGCTCAGGAGTCGTTTCGGTTGCACCAGGCGATTTACAAGATTCCGGCCGACGAATTCGAACGTCGTGTCGATGAGCTGACCGACCTCCTCGAAGTCCGTCGGCTCATCGGCCAGCCGGTGCGGGAGCTCTCTCTGGGTGAGCGGATGCGGATGGAGCTCATCGCCTCGCTGCTGCACAATCCGCGTGTCCTGTTTCTCGACGAGCCGACCATCGGCCTCGATGTCGTCAGCCAGAAGCGGGTTCAGGATTTCCTGAAGTACTACCAGCAGGAGCAGAAAATCACGGTGGTTCTCACAAGCCACTACATGAAGGACGTCGAAGCACTCTGCAAGCGGGTGATCATCATCGATGAAGGGATCATTCATCATGATGGTTCCCTGACAAACCTCATCGATCGCTTCAGCCGGTTCAAGGTGATTGCTCTCCAGTTTCGCGATGGGGTGGTGCCGGACGACCTGAGCCGTTACGGAGAACAGCTCGCCAGCGATTTTGGAACCGCGAAGCTGAAAGTCGAACGGGAGAAGGTCTCCGAGATTCTGGCTTCGATCCTGGAACGCTACAAAGTCGACGATATCACGGTGCACGATCGCCCGCTCGAAGATGTCTTCGCGGAGCTGTTCGATGCACAGCGGACACGGAAGGTCGCGGGGTGAATCCGATGAGCGACTCTTCGACTACTCAAGAGGTCGCCGTTCGTCGCTCGTGGTTTCGCGACGGCTGCGATTACTGCACCTCCTCGGCACACACCAGCTGGGTCATCTTTAAGACCTGCGTCGAAGAACGGCTCGTCTACCGGGGCGACTTCTTCTTCTCGACCTTCATCCGCTTCCTGCCGATCATCACGCAGATCTTCCTCTGGCACAAAGTGTATGCCATTGGAACCTCGGATCAGATTGGGAGCCTGAACGGCTACAGCTATGAGGACATGGTCGCCTATTATCTGCTGGCGATGGTGGCCCGTGCGTTTTCGAGCATGCCGGGACTGGCGAGCGGGATCGGCAACGACATCCGCGATGGCAGCATCAAGAAATACGTGATCCAGCCGATCGATCTGCTGGGGTATCTGTTCTGGCATCGCATTGCCCATAAGCTGGTCTACTATCTCATCGCCACGATTCCGTTCGCGATTGTCTTTTACGTCTGCCGCAGCTTCTTTCCGCATCCTCCCAGCCTGGAAGTCTGGATCGCATTCGGCCTCTCGCTGGGGCTGGGGTTTCTGGTCGGTTTTCTGCTGGAAGCCTTGATCGGATTGATCGGCTTCTGGTTCCTGGAAGTCAGTTCGTTGTTGTTCATCTACATGATGTTCAACTACTTCCTGTCGGGTCACATGATCCCGCTCGACTGGTTGCCGGGCGCGTTGTTCGCGTGGATTGAATACCTGCCGTTCAAGTATCTGGCGTATTTTCCGGCTGCAATTTTCCTCGGAAAGATCCCCCCCGAGAACCTCTGGATGGAAATCGGTGTCGAATGTGTGTGGGTGGTGGTGTTGCTCATCGCCAACCGCGTGGTGCTGCGGCGGGGGCTGCGGCGATATGGAGCGTTCGGCGGCTGAACCGATTCTCTCAGCAGTCGCATTGAATTTCCTCCATTCCTTTTGACGCTCATTTCGAAGAGAGGTCTTTC
This region of Rubinisphaera margarita genomic DNA includes:
- a CDS encoding ABC transporter ATP-binding protein, which codes for MSTVIDVSELGKQYRVYRKHEGLRSAITHLFRREYTTVDAVKSISFKIDEGEIVGFLGPNGAGKTTTLKLLSGLIYPSSGKATVLGHVPWKRENAYRRRFSLVMGQKNQLWWDLPAQESFRLHQAIYKIPADEFERRVDELTDLLEVRRLIGQPVRELSLGERMRMELIASLLHNPRVLFLDEPTIGLDVVSQKRVQDFLKYYQQEQKITVVLTSHYMKDVEALCKRVIIIDEGIIHHDGSLTNLIDRFSRFKVIALQFRDGVVPDDLSRYGEQLASDFGTAKLKVEREKVSEILASILERYKVDDITVHDRPLEDVFAELFDAQRTRKVAG
- a CDS encoding ABC transporter permease, whose amino-acid sequence is MSDSSTTQEVAVRRSWFRDGCDYCTSSAHTSWVIFKTCVEERLVYRGDFFFSTFIRFLPIITQIFLWHKVYAIGTSDQIGSLNGYSYEDMVAYYLLAMVARAFSSMPGLASGIGNDIRDGSIKKYVIQPIDLLGYLFWHRIAHKLVYYLIATIPFAIVFYVCRSFFPHPPSLEVWIAFGLSLGLGFLVGFLLEALIGLIGFWFLEVSSLLFIYMMFNYFLSGHMIPLDWLPGALFAWIEYLPFKYLAYFPAAIFLGKIPPENLWMEIGVECVWVVVLLIANRVVLRRGLRRYGAFGG